A DNA window from Acidobacteriota bacterium contains the following coding sequences:
- the murQ gene encoding N-acetylmuramic acid 6-phosphate etherase: MPAQSKWQQLPTEAINPASLAIDKLEPAEIIDVMLGEDRKMLAAVARERERIALAVDIITQALGKGGRLVFVGAGTSGRLGVLEAAEMPITFGTSPDMVQAVMAGGKSAFFRPREGADDEYEEGARTVARLRPGRRDAFVGVSASGMTPFVRGGLAAARRAGARIIFVTCDPATELQTFVDITIAMGVGPEVIAGSTRLKAASATKLVLNMLSTAAMVRIGKTYGNLMVDVQSTSEKLKDRAKRIVGIVTGLDRTGAEQLLKRAHWNAKAAIVMQRTGLSYVKALSRLRKAKGLMRDALGEDIETRLRSLLDTGGSSTGSTPRP, from the coding sequence ATGCCGGCTCAGTCCAAGTGGCAACAGCTGCCAACCGAGGCGATCAATCCCGCCAGCCTGGCGATCGACAAGCTGGAACCTGCCGAAATTATCGACGTGATGCTCGGCGAAGACCGCAAGATGCTGGCGGCCGTCGCGCGCGAGCGTGAGCGGATTGCCCTCGCTGTCGACATTATCACTCAGGCGCTCGGCAAAGGGGGACGCCTCGTCTTTGTCGGCGCGGGCACCAGCGGCCGCCTGGGAGTCCTCGAGGCAGCGGAAATGCCGATCACATTCGGCACTTCGCCGGACATGGTGCAGGCGGTGATGGCGGGCGGCAAGTCGGCGTTCTTCCGGCCTCGCGAAGGCGCCGACGACGAGTACGAAGAGGGGGCTCGGACAGTCGCGAGACTGCGGCCGGGCCGGCGCGACGCCTTCGTCGGCGTTTCCGCGTCCGGGATGACGCCGTTCGTGCGGGGCGGGCTCGCGGCGGCGCGCAGGGCCGGCGCGCGGATCATTTTCGTCACCTGCGATCCGGCGACCGAACTGCAGACCTTCGTCGACATCACGATCGCGATGGGCGTCGGCCCGGAGGTCATTGCCGGATCAACCCGATTGAAGGCCGCCAGCGCCACCAAGCTCGTGCTGAACATGCTGTCGACCGCCGCGATGGTCCGCATCGGCAAGACGTACGGCAATCTGATGGTCGACGTCCAGTCGACGTCAGAGAAGCTGAAGGATCGGGCCAAGCGCATCGTCGGCATCGTGACGGGCCTTGATCGGACAGGGGCCGAACAACTGCTCAAGCGCGCCCACTGGAACGCGAAGGCGGCTATCGTCATGCAGCGAACCGGGCTGTCGTACGTCAAGGCGCTGTCGCGGCTGCGCAAAGCCAAGGGACTGATGCGCGACGCGCTGGGTGAGGATATCGAAACCCGCCTCCGGAGCCTGCTCGACACGGGCGGCTCCTCCACCGGCTCCACCCCA